The following nucleotide sequence is from Candidatus Zixiibacteriota bacterium.
TCTTTGAATATGGTTCTCTGATTGAACTGCTTGCAGATATTTTCGCCGGCGATGAGGGTCATCCGATTTCAGGCTCGATTTCTTTCTCGCGCGAAAGCAACATTTCGATGGCCAGAAGCAGCGCCGCCGCCCAGAGGAAAATCTTCCAGAGTTCCCGCCCGTAGCGGGACTCGGTTATGATTGACTCTGAGGATTTATCCGATGGAATCGTTTTGTAATCCGCAAATTTCAATTGCAGGGCAATGGCCGGGAAGTCGCCCGCCCCAAGGGCGCTTTCGCGAGAGTCGATATTGACGGCAAAGAGGTCAACCGTGCCGCTTTCGGCTCGTAGTGAATAGATTCCCGGTTGGCTCACCGGACGGCAATCAAACAGGTACTGCCCCGATTTTTCGGTCCCTTCCAGCTGGTACACCTGATTGTCCGGGGCGGTCAATTGCGCCATTCCGGAAAGTAACCGATCCTCCGGAACTACCCGCAGGATATTCTCGCCGACCAGATTCTCAAGGTCATATGCCGACATATCGCCGGCAAGATATTCCATAGTCCGAATGACAAACGGGACAAAAAAAGAGTGCCCGGCGATATCGGAATACCGGGGGGTCAAAGGCGCGGTCATAATGATGATTCGTCCGGCGCCGACTGACGATTCCACGACACCGGGCAAACCATTGGAAAAAAACGCCAGGTCGCGATTGCCGGAGCCATCAGTAAGAGAAGGCAGGGCATAGAAGCGAAGGGTGGGGAGTTTTTCCGGCGCGAATCCGGCGTATGCTTTGAAGATAGGATGATTATAATCGAATCGCTCCAGAGTGTAATATCCGGCGCCGCTGAAATCAGTCGCTATCGGCGACTCAAGAAGCATATCGACCGTTCTCCCAAAACTGCTGTTGAATGCCGCCGGTTTGGTATTGGGTCCAATTATATAGAAAAGGCCCCCGCCGTCGTCAAGGAAGCGGAATATCTGCGAAACCTGCAGGGGATCGGGGTCGCTGATTCCTGACAATACCAGGGCGTCATATTCGGAAAGCCGCACCGATGAGAACTGCTCCGGCGGAATTCTCTTGACCGACCAGTAGCGACCGGTTTCCTCCGACGGGGCAAGCGCCAGTCGCATCAGTTCACCGGCGCCATCGCCGTCAATAATCAGAATATTAAACTGCTCCGGGATTCGAAAACTGAAAAAGTAGCGGTTGTCCGGAAGGAAACCGTCATCATTGAGTTCCACCCATCCGGAGTGAAAACCGGGTCCGGTTACCGTTGCTTTGAAAGTAAGAGAGGTTTTCTCATCGGGGCCTATCTGGAATTCGGACTGCATCACCCGCACGCCGTCAATGTAGAGTGATGCCAGCTGCTCGGTCTTGCGGCGAGGGTCATAATTGACCACTTCGGCGCGAACCGTGAACGGATTGCCGACCTCAATCAACTGTCCTCCCAGGTCAACTGCCGCCAGACCGCTATTGCCGTCGGTTTCGATTGGCAGTTCTACGCAATATACGGTAACCCCTTCCAGCGAGGAATCGACCTCCTTCTCCAGCGAGGTTCGCTGCAAGTCAGATATCAGATAGAGCTCTTTGTTCAGATTGACGGCTCCATTCAGAAGTTCGCGGGCTTTGGCGACGATGTCCGATATTTCGCCGCGGTCGAATCCGGGGGTGGTCTCCTGGAGAATTCTTTCCGCCACTTCCCGGTTAAAGAATCTCTCCCCGGCGGGGAAGGAGGGCTGACGGTCAAACGGTATGAGTAGCAGTTCATCGGACTGACCGAAATTTTTCAGAAGGTCGGCGGCGCGGCTCTTGGCGATATCAAATAGAATACCATCTTTCACCTGTCGCTGCATCGAGGCCGAGCGGTCAAACAATATGACAGCGGAGACGCCCGCATGGGAACCGACATACCCGCCTTTGGTCGCGGGACGGGCGAAGGCAAGGACCGCCATCAAGACTATTAACATCCGCAAAATCAATAGCAGTATCTGGCGAATTTTGATGCGGCGCACCTGACGCTTTTGCATCTCCTTGAGATATTTCAGAGAAGAAAAAGGGATGATTTTGACCC
It contains:
- a CDS encoding BatA domain-containing protein, giving the protein MFNFLNSAVLAAALAALIPLLIHLFSRRRVKIIPFSSLKYLKEMQKRQVRRIKIRQILLLILRMLIVLMAVLAFARPATKGGYVGSHAGVSAVILFDRSASMQRQVKDGILFDIAKSRAADLLKNFGQSDELLLIPFDRQPSFPAGERFFNREVAERILQETTPGFDRGEISDIVAKARELLNGAVNLNKELYLISDLQRTSLEKEVDSSLEGVTVYCVELPIETDGNSGLAAVDLGGQLIEVGNPFTVRAEVVNYDPRRKTEQLASLYIDGVRVMQSEFQIGPDEKTSLTFKATVTGPGFHSGWVELNDDGFLPDNRYFFSFRIPEQFNILIIDGDGAGELMRLALAPSEETGRYWSVKRIPPEQFSSVRLSEYDALVLSGISDPDPLQVSQIFRFLDDGGGLFYIIGPNTKPAAFNSSFGRTVDMLLESPIATDFSGAGYYTLERFDYNHPIFKAYAGFAPEKLPTLRFYALPSLTDGSGNRDLAFFSNGLPGVVESSVGAGRIIIMTAPLTPRYSDIAGHSFFVPFVIRTMEYLAGDMSAYDLENLVGENILRVVPEDRLLSGMAQLTAPDNQVYQLEGTEKSGQYLFDCRPVSQPGIYSLRAESGTVDLFAVNIDSRESALGAGDFPAIALQLKFADYKTIPSDKSSESIITESRYGRELWKIFLWAAALLLAIEMLLSREKEIEPEIG